A single region of the Anopheles funestus chromosome X, idAnoFuneDA-416_04, whole genome shotgun sequence genome encodes:
- the LOC125761226 gene encoding trithorax group protein osa-like, with translation MIDNGYSYVTRDNLRYTELNDGRSYAQMGTLASPPAMANRGLSEYDSTAVHLANHRPYDPAPQTAFERYDTAYAPQRTALYPAAAYGYTQPTIIDEEQKYLGADSNPHTTDVQQPQTHPHHHLGLGGPTAPDARTHHTMMKVEMDDSAGPIYPRPIYHYDPSTCGAMPPGFSAINLSVKESSPPLPPAYKTGPGSPSPNGRRVGDERGNKISSTSPEPQVSPTGGRRNSSPQASLDLSSNNSGGTSPQFPNRQSTNINTNTNTSTSGNTSNTNSNAVYTSEVSESRPAEVNANDYGNTAERPLGMGFARPQPPSASYSRESTPDSGGSYYADSYRDQSGYSPHTSYGMVVQPDYSNGYPSYAPNAYQYSGPYASSLGTTVYPPTVPTSYPASSSSSFVTPPSLGQHIAPHDNLLKAGSFLCSLTGYQRLERPQFPSQSQELKCPTPGCDGSGHATGNYSSHRSLSGCPRASKPKSKPRDGQESEPLRCPIPGCDGSGHSTGKFLSHRSASGCPIAFRNKMHILENGGTIEQAKAAMAQAAAGKFEPFTCPTPGCDGNGHVDGTFSTHRTVASCPTAQGPGQAPSSKKPRYGDADNGVLGGLGPVAPKSFNDLATGYSQSVKGSLMSGPGPLLVGPPPPPPPAQVPPSLGVLTSGGVPPAATSGLLAGLGHPVAGVHVHGVPGVLGVGGSATVPNHCGTGTATDHHPAPTDRAGNGAIAPNPTTNTTGPTDPAGGVPPPDGTGVASDDILALDEEITELKRENARVELQMLRLKSNINAMESQLNNNNHEPKLLEIGTRGIT, from the exons ATGATCGACAACGGGTACTCGTACGTGACGCGAGATAATCTACGTTACACCGAGCTAAACGATGGCCGTTCCTACGCCCAGATGGGTACGCTGGCGTCTCCGCCGGCAATGGCCAACCGGGGCCTGTCCGAGTATGACAGCACGGCGGTACATTTGGCAAACCATCGGCCGTACGATCCGGCACCACAGACCGCATTCGAGCGGTACGATACAGCTTATGCCCCACAGCGCACGGCACTGTATCCGGCGGCAGCGTACGGCTACACGCAACCGACGATCATTGACGAGGAGCAGAAGTATCTCGGTGCGGACAGTAACCCACACACTACCGATGTGCAGCAGCCGCAAACGCATCCACACCATCACCTTGGGCTTGGTGGTCCGACCGCACCGGACGCTCGTACCCATCACACCATGATGAAGGTCGAAATGGATGACAGTGCCGGTCCGATTTATCCCCGGCCGATCTATCATTACGATCCATCCACGTGCGGTGCGATGCCGCCCGGCTTTTCCGCGATCAATCTGAGCGTGAAGGAGTCGAGTCCACCGTTACCACCGGCCTACAAGACGGGCCCCGGTTCACCATCACCGAATGGACGGCGGGTAGGTGACGAGAGGGGGAATAAGATATCGTCCACCAGTCCAGAGCCGCAGGTCAGCCCGACGGGCGGTCGTCGTAACAGTAGTCCTCAGGCATCACTCGATCTGAGCTCCAACAACAG CGGTGGTACGAGTCCACAGTTCCCGAATCGCCAGAGTACGAACATCAACACCAATACCAACACCAGCACGAGTGGAAATACGAGCAACACCAACAGCAACGCTGTGTATACGAGCGAGGTAAGCGAAAGCCGTCCGGCGGAGGTGAACGCAAACGACTACGGCAATACGGCGGAACGTCCGCTCGGTATGGGATTTGCCCGGCCACAGCCACCTTCAGCATCCTACAGCCGAGAGTCAACGCCGGACAGTGGTGGATCGTACTATGCCGACAGCTATCGCGATCAGAGTG GGTATAGTCCACATACAAGCTACGGAATGGTGGTACAACCTGACTACTCGAACGGGTATCCTAGCTACGCACCGAACGCCTACCAGTACAGTGGACCGTATGCGAGTTCGCTCGGCACCACCGTCTATCCACCGACCGTACCGACCAGCTATCCGGCTAGTTCGAGTTCGAGTTTCGTGACACCGCCCTCACTCGGACAGCATATAGCGCCCCACGATAATCTGCTGAAGGCTGG TTCTTTCCTGTGCAGTCTGACCGGCTACCAGCGTCTCGAGCGACCTCAGTTTCCTTCACAGTCGCAGGAGCTCAAATGTCCGACACCCGGGTGTGATGGGTCGGGTCATGCAACAGGGAACTACTCTTCGCACCGCAGCCTATCCGGTTGCCCGAGGGCATCGAAACCGAAAAGCAAACCCCGCGATGGACAAGAATCGGAACCACTAAG ATGTCCTATTCCTGGATGTGATGGATCTGGTCACTCTACGGGAAAGTTCCTCTCGCATCGCAG CGCGTCCGGATGTCCGATTGCGTTCCGCAACAAGATGCACATCCTCGAGAATGGTGGTACGATCGAGCAGGCAAAGGCTGCGATGGCACAGGCCGCGGCCGGGAAGTTCGAACCCTTTACCTGTCCGACGCCGGGCTGCGACGGTAATGGGCATGTGGACGGTACGTTCAGCACGCACCGTACGGTTGCCAGCTGCCCGACCGCACAGGGCCCGGGACAGGCACCGTCCAGCAAGAAGCCACGCTACGGTGACGCCGACAACGGTGTGCTCGGTGGACTCGGTCCGGTCGCGCCCAAATCCTTCAACG ACCTAGCGACGGGCTACAGCCAGAGCGTTAAGGGCAGCCTGATGTCTGGTCCCGGTCCACTGCTGGTCGGGCCTCCGCCGCCTCCACCCCCGGCACAGGTCCCGCCCTCGCTGGGGGTCCTAACGTCTGGTGGTGTGCCACCAGCCGCGACGTCCGGGCTGCTCGCCGGTCTCGGTCATCCGGTAGCGGGTGTGCACGTACACGGCGTCCCGGGTGTGCTCGGTGTAGGTGGTTCGGCCACCGTACCGAACCATTGCGGTACGGGTACGGCCACGGATCACCACCCTGCACCGACCGACCGGGCGGGAAATGGTGCGATCGCACCGAACCCAACCACCAACACGACCGGTCCGACCGATCCAGCTGGAGGTGTCCCACCACCCGACGGGACCGGTGTCGCATCCGACGACATACTGGCGCTGGACGAGGAAATAACCGAGCTTAAGCGGGAGAATGCACGCGTCGAGCTGCAGATGCTGCGGCTCAAGTCGAACATAAACGCGATGGAGTCGCAgctgaacaacaacaaccacgaGCCGAAGCTACTCGAGATCGGGACGCGTGGGATCACATGA